From one uncultured Paludibacter sp. genomic stretch:
- a CDS encoding conserved hypothetical protein (Evidence 4 : Unknown function but conserved in other organisms): MIFERGHFKTNKIVNLNESIKETRTFSKSKTEYKPTVFISHKHSDLEDQEEVKGILEIFEDLGAKVYIDSMDNKMPNETSGETALRIKEVIKYTKKFVLVATEKAIESYWCNWELGIGDTHKYIENIAIIPIKDKGEYDFKYKGNEYLQIYPSIDFEDGTNRYMTSKELIPRGYYVCKPKNKDGVRYITPLKQWLNQ; the protein is encoded by the coding sequence ATGATATTTGAAAGAGGACACTTTAAAACAAATAAAATTGTTAATCTGAATGAATCGATTAAAGAAACAAGAACATTTAGTAAATCGAAAACTGAATATAAACCAACAGTTTTTATTTCTCACAAACATAGTGATTTGGAAGACCAAGAAGAAGTAAAAGGAATTCTTGAAATATTTGAAGATTTAGGTGCTAAAGTTTATATTGACAGTATGGACAATAAAATGCCTAATGAAACTTCAGGAGAAACTGCACTTAGAATTAAAGAGGTAATCAAGTACACTAAAAAATTCGTTCTAGTTGCAACAGAGAAAGCTATAGAATCATATTGGTGCAATTGGGAACTTGGTATTGGTGATACACACAAATACATTGAGAACATAGCAATTATCCCAATAAAAGATAAAGGAGAATATGACTTTAAATATAAAGGAAACGAATATCTTCAGATTTATCCAAGTATCGATTTTGAAGATGGTACAAATCGCTATATGACTTCAAAAGAATTAATCCCAAGAGGATATTATGTATGTAAGCCTAAAAATAAAGACGGTGTCCGATATATCACACCTTTAAAACAATGGTTAAATCAGTAA